Proteins from a single region of Macrotis lagotis isolate mMagLag1 chromosome 2, bilby.v1.9.chrom.fasta, whole genome shotgun sequence:
- the LOC141511244 gene encoding olfactory receptor 6K3-like, which produces MENKNQSMVTEFLFSLFPQFQEGGFLFFIPLLLIYLFIVIGNLLIVIVIRLDARLHNPMYNFISIFSFLEIWYTTATIPKMLSNLVSDQKTISFTGCILQMYFFHSLGNTEGILLMTMAIDRYIAICNPLRYPTIMTPRLCAQLNIGSCVFGFLILLPEIAWISTLPFCGSNQIHQIFCDFAPILNLACKDTSMLLVQDIFHAIVILSTSLIITLSYIRIIIVILRIPSTEGRQKAFSTCASHLAVFFLFFGSVGLMYLRFSATYPPFWDTTIAVMFTVLAPFFNPIIYSLRNKDIKEAIKKLLCPNETK; this is translated from the coding sequence ATGGAGAATAAAAACCAATCAATGGTGACAgagtttctcttctctctattccCCCAGTTTCAAGAAGGGGGCTTCCTATTCTTCATTCCTTTGCTCCTCATTTACCTGTTCATTGTCATTGGGAACCTCCTGATCGTCATTGTTATCAGACTGGATGCCCGACTTCATAACCCCATGTACAATTTCATCAGCATCTTCTCCTTCCTAGAAATCTGGTATACCACAGCTACCATCCCCAAAATGCTCTCAAACCTGGTCAGTGATCAAAAGACTATCTCCTTTACTGGTTGCATCCTACAAATGTACTTCTTCCATTCTCTTGGAAACACTGAGGGCATCTTGCTGATGACTATGGCCATTGACAGGTACATTGCTATCTGTAATCCCCTAAGATACCCAACTATAATGACCCCCAGGCTATGTGCTCAGCTGAATATTGGTTCTTGTGTCTTTGGCTTCCTTATCTTACTTCCTGAGATTGCATGGATCTCCACTCTGCCCTTCTGTGGCTCTAATCAGATTCATCAGATCTTCTGTGACTTTGCCCCTATATTGAACTTGGCTTGCAAAGATACTTCTATGCTCCTGGTACAAGATATATTTCATGCTATTGTTATCCTCTCTACTTCACTAATTATTACCCTCTCCTACATTCGCATTATCATTGTGATCCTAAGGATACCCTCCACAGAGGGTCGCCAAAAAGCTTTCTCTACCTGTGCCAGCCACCttgctgtcttttttttgttctttggcaGTGTGGGACTCATGTATCTACGTTTCTCAGCTACTTACCCTCCATTCTGGGACACAACCATTGCAGTGATGTTTACTGTCCTTGCCCCCTTTTTTAACCCTATAATTTATAGTTTGAGGAATAAGGATATAAAGGAAGCCATAAAGAAACTTCTTTGcccaaatgaaacaaaataa